In Klebsiella aerogenes, the DNA window CATTGATGATCTGAAAGTTGCGAAAATTTTCGTAGACGAAGGCCCGAGCATGAAGCGCATTATGCCGCGTGCTAAAGGTCGTGCAGATCGCATCCTGAAGCGCACCAGCCACATCACTGTGGTTGTGTCCGATCGCTGAGACTCTGGAGACTAGCAATGGGTCAGAAAGTACATCCTAATGGTATTCGCCTGGGTATTGTCAAACCATGGAACTCTACCTGGTTCGCGAACACCAAAGAATTCGCTGACAACCTGGACAGCGATTTTAAAGTACGTCAGTTCTTAACTAAAGAACTGGCTAAAGCGTCTGTATCTCGCATCGTTATCGAGCGTCCGGCTAAGAGCATCCGTGTGACCATTCACACTGCTCGCCCGGGTATCGTTATCGGTAAGAAAGGCGAAGACGTAGAAAAACTGCGCAAGGTCGTAGCGGATATCGCTGGCGTTCCTGCACAGATCAATATTGCCGAAGTTCGTAAGCCTGAACTGGACGCTAAATTGGTTGCTGACAGCATCACTTCCCAGCTGGAACGTCGCGTTATGTTCCGTCGTGCTATGAAGCGTGCTGTACAGAACGCAATGCGTCTGGGCGCTAAAGGTATCAAAGTTGAAGTTAGCGGCCGTCTGGGCGGCGCGGAAATCGCACGTACCGAATGGTACCGCGAAGGTCGTGTACCGCTGCACACTCTGCGTGCTGACATCGACTACAACACCTCTGAAGCGCACACCACTTACGGTGTAATCGGCGTTAAGGTATGGATCTTCAAAGGTGAGATCCTGGGTGGTATGGCTGCTGTTGAACAACCGGAACCGGCTGCTCAACCTAAAAAGCAGCAGCGTAAAGGCCGTAAATAAGGAGCGTCGCTGATGTTACAACCAAAGCGTACAAAATTCCGTAAAGTGCACAAAGGCCGCAACCGTGGTCTGGCGCAGGGTACGGATGTTAGCTTCGGCACTTTCGGTCTGAAAGCTGTTGGCCGTGGTCGTCTGACTGCACGTCAGATCGAAGCAGCACGTCGTGCTATGACCCGTGCAGTTAAGCGTCAAGGTAAGATCTGGATCCGTGTATTCCCGGACAAACCGATCACCGAGAAGCCGCTGGAAGTTCGTATGGGTAAAGGTAAAGGTAACGTGGAGTATTGGGTTGCCTTGATTCAGCCGGGTAAAGTCCTGTATGAAATGGACGGCGTACCGGAAGAGCTGGCCCGTGAAGCATTCGGCCTGGCAGCAGCGAAACTGCCGATCAAAACCACCTTTGTAACTAAGACGGTGATGTAATGAAAGCAAAAGAGCTGCGTGAAAAAAGCGTTGAAGAGCTGAACGCTGAGCTGCTGAACCTGCTGCGTGAGCAGTTCAACCTGCGTATGCAGGCTGCAAGTGGCCAGCTGCAACAGACTCATCTGCTGAAGCAAGTGCGTCGTGATGTTGCACGCGTTAAGACTTTACTGACTCAGAAGGCGGGTGCGTAATGACCGATAAAATCCGTACTCTGCAAGGTCGCGTAGTTAGCGACAAAATGGAGAAATCCATTGTTGTTGCTATCGAACGTTTTGTGAAACACCCGATCTACGGTAAATTCATCAAACGTACGACCAAACTGCACGTACATGACGAGAACAATGAATGTGGTATCGGCGACAAGGTTGAAATCCGTGAATGCCGTCCACTGTCCAAGACTAAGTCCTGGACGCTGGTTCGCGTTGTAGAGAAAGCGGTTCTGTAATACAGTACGCATTCTCAATACGAATAAACGGCTCAGCGATGAGCCGTTTATTTTTTCTACCCATATTGCAGAAGCGGTGTTATAATGCCGCGCCCTCGATATGGGGCTTTGTAACGACCCAACTTTTGGGTCCCAGTAGTAGTTGACATTAGCGGAGCACTAAAATGATCCAAGAACAGACTATGCTGAACGTCGCCGACAACTCCGGTGCACGTCGCGTAATGTGTATCAAGGTTCTGGGTGGCTCGCACCGTCGCTACGCAGGCGTAGGCGACATCATCAAGATCACCATCAAGGAAGCAATTCCGCGTGGTAAGGTCAAAAAAGGTGATGTGCTGAAGGCGGTAGTGGTGCGCACCAAGAAGGGTGTTCGTCGCCCGGACGGTTCTGTCATTCGCTTCGATGGTAATGCATGCGTTATTCTGAACAATAACAGCGAGCAACCTATCGGTACGCGTATTTTTGGGCCGGTAACTCGTGAACTTCGTAACGAGAAGTTCATGAAAATTATCTCTCTGGCACCAGAAGTACTCTAAGGAGCGAATCATGGCAGCGAAAATCCGTCGTGATGACGAAGTTATCGTGTTAACCGGTAAAGATAAAGGTAAACGCGGTAAAGTTAAAAATGTCCTGTCTTCCGGCAAGGTCATTGTTGAAGGTATCAACCTGGTTAAGAAACATCAGAAGCCGGTTCCGGCCCTGAACCAACCAGGCGGCATCGTAGAGAAAGAAGCAGCTATTCAGATCTCTAACCTTGCTATCTTCAACGCGGCAACCGGCAAGGCTGACCGTGTAGGCTTTAGATTCGAAGACGGCAAAAAAGTCCGTTTCTTCAAATCTAATAGCGAAACTATCAAGTAATTTGGAGTAGTACGATGGCGAAACTGCATGATTACTACAAAGACGAAGTAGTCGCTAAACTCATGACTGAGTTTAACTACAATTCTGTCATGCAAGTCCCTCGGGTCGAGAAGATCACCCTGAACATGGGTGTTGGTGAAGCGATCGCTGACAAGAAACTGCTGGATAACGCAGCAGCTGACCTGACAGCTATCTCCGGTCAAAAACCGTTGATCACCAAAGCACGCAAATCAGTTGCAGGCTTCAAAATCCGTCAGGGCTATCCGATCGGCTGTAAAGTAACTCTGCGCGGCGAGCGCATGTGGGAGTTCTTTGAGCGCCTGATCACTATTGCTGTACCGCGTATCCGTGACTTCCGTGGCTTGTCCGCTAAGTCTTTCGACGGTCGTGGTAACTACAGCATGGGTGTCCGTGAGCAGATCATCTTCCCAGAAATCGACTACGATAAAGTCGACCGCGTTCGTGGTTTGGATATTACCATTACCACTACTGCGAAATCTGATGAAGAAGGCCGCGCTCTGCTGGCTGCCTTTGACTTCCCGTTCCGCAAGTAAGGTAGGGTTACTTAATGGCTAAGCAATCAATGAAAGCACGCGAAGTAAAGCGCGTGGCTTTAGCTGATAAATTCTTCGCTAAACGCGCTGAACTGAAAGCTATCATCTCTGATGTGAACGCAACCGACGAAGATCGTTGGAATGCTGTTCTCAAGCTGCAGACTCTGCCGCGTGATTCCAGCCCGTCTCGTCAGCGTAACCGCTGCCGTCAAACAGGTCGTCCG includes these proteins:
- the rpmC gene encoding 50S ribosomal protein L29 codes for the protein MKAKELREKSVEELNAELLNLLREQFNLRMQAASGQLQQTHLLKQVRRDVARVKTLLTQKAGA
- the rpsQ gene encoding 30S ribosomal protein S17 gives rise to the protein MTDKIRTLQGRVVSDKMEKSIVVAIERFVKHPIYGKFIKRTTKLHVHDENNECGIGDKVEIRECRPLSKTKSWTLVRVVEKAVL
- the rplE gene encoding 50S ribosomal protein L5; its protein translation is MAKLHDYYKDEVVAKLMTEFNYNSVMQVPRVEKITLNMGVGEAIADKKLLDNAAADLTAISGQKPLITKARKSVAGFKIRQGYPIGCKVTLRGERMWEFFERLITIAVPRIRDFRGLSAKSFDGRGNYSMGVREQIIFPEIDYDKVDRVRGLDITITTTAKSDEEGRALLAAFDFPFRK
- the rpsC gene encoding 30S ribosomal protein S3 codes for the protein MGQKVHPNGIRLGIVKPWNSTWFANTKEFADNLDSDFKVRQFLTKELAKASVSRIVIERPAKSIRVTIHTARPGIVIGKKGEDVEKLRKVVADIAGVPAQINIAEVRKPELDAKLVADSITSQLERRVMFRRAMKRAVQNAMRLGAKGIKVEVSGRLGGAEIARTEWYREGRVPLHTLRADIDYNTSEAHTTYGVIGVKVWIFKGEILGGMAAVEQPEPAAQPKKQQRKGRK
- the rplP gene encoding 50S ribosomal protein L16, producing the protein MLQPKRTKFRKVHKGRNRGLAQGTDVSFGTFGLKAVGRGRLTARQIEAARRAMTRAVKRQGKIWIRVFPDKPITEKPLEVRMGKGKGNVEYWVALIQPGKVLYEMDGVPEELAREAFGLAAAKLPIKTTFVTKTVM
- the rplN gene encoding 50S ribosomal protein L14, translating into MIQEQTMLNVADNSGARRVMCIKVLGGSHRRYAGVGDIIKITIKEAIPRGKVKKGDVLKAVVVRTKKGVRRPDGSVIRFDGNACVILNNNSEQPIGTRIFGPVTRELRNEKFMKIISLAPEVL
- the rplX gene encoding 50S ribosomal protein L24; this encodes MAAKIRRDDEVIVLTGKDKGKRGKVKNVLSSGKVIVEGINLVKKHQKPVPALNQPGGIVEKEAAIQISNLAIFNAATGKADRVGFRFEDGKKVRFFKSNSETIK
- the rpsN gene encoding 30S ribosomal protein S14; protein product: MAKQSMKAREVKRVALADKFFAKRAELKAIISDVNATDEDRWNAVLKLQTLPRDSSPSRQRNRCRQTGRPHGYVGKFGLSRIKLREAAMRGEVPGLKKASW